A genomic segment from Flexistipes sp. encodes:
- a CDS encoding BCCT family transporter, whose product MSEEKKDHQSESGKREWFHLDIHPWVFFISAALIILFVVGAILFQSYLGNFFGQMQNGMSKYAGWFFIFTVNIVLVVCLVVLISRFGSIKLGGPDAEPEFSTMGWFSMLFSAGMGIGLLFYGVAEPMFHYTANPLTEPGTQEAARRAMDITFLHWGLHPWGVYTIVGLSLAFFSFNKNLPLSIRTAFYPVFGEKIYGGIGNVIDIIATVATLFGVATSLGLGVQQVNAGLDHLLGIGQTKTIQVILITIITAFATWSVVNGLDKGIKRLSQINIGLAFLLLVFVFILGPTLFILNAFLENIGYYLQYLPQLSTWNETYEHSQWQHGWTIFYWAWWIAWSPFVGMFIARVSYGRTIKQFILGVLLVPTLVTFIWITVFGNTALFIEMFGAGGIAKAVQENIPLSMFVLMENFPLSTVTSALTVFVVIAFFVTSSDSGSMVIDIITSGGNPNPPVLSRLFWAILEGVVAASLLVGGGLVALQTAAITTGLPFALVLLGMCYALFKGLSEYAGPQEFKITGPELKKTRSVKVKKRPKLDKTFGSRRLW is encoded by the coding sequence ATGAGTGAGGAGAAAAAAGATCATCAGAGTGAAAGTGGTAAGCGTGAATGGTTTCACCTTGATATTCATCCCTGGGTATTTTTTATTTCGGCTGCACTGATTATTTTGTTTGTCGTCGGTGCTATTTTATTCCAGAGTTATCTTGGTAATTTTTTCGGGCAGATGCAGAATGGGATGTCAAAGTATGCCGGATGGTTTTTTATTTTTACAGTTAATATCGTTTTGGTAGTTTGTCTTGTGGTTCTGATAAGCAGGTTTGGGAGTATAAAACTTGGCGGGCCTGATGCTGAGCCTGAATTTTCTACAATGGGCTGGTTTTCTATGCTTTTTTCAGCGGGAATGGGAATAGGGCTTTTATTCTATGGTGTAGCAGAACCGATGTTCCACTATACCGCCAACCCCTTAACGGAACCGGGTACTCAGGAGGCTGCCCGAAGAGCCATGGACATAACCTTTCTTCACTGGGGACTTCATCCGTGGGGTGTATACACAATAGTCGGATTATCGTTGGCTTTTTTCTCTTTTAATAAGAATCTGCCGTTATCTATCAGAACTGCCTTTTATCCGGTTTTTGGAGAGAAGATTTATGGCGGCATAGGCAATGTAATTGATATTATTGCAACAGTGGCTACACTTTTCGGCGTTGCCACTTCATTGGGGCTTGGTGTGCAGCAGGTTAATGCCGGTCTTGATCACTTGCTGGGCATAGGGCAGACCAAGACAATCCAGGTAATATTGATAACAATTATTACTGCCTTTGCCACCTGGTCAGTTGTTAACGGCCTGGACAAAGGTATTAAAAGGTTATCGCAAATAAATATCGGTTTGGCGTTTTTACTGCTGGTATTTGTGTTTATACTGGGTCCTACATTATTTATTTTAAACGCTTTTCTGGAGAATATCGGATATTATCTTCAATATCTGCCGCAGCTTTCCACATGGAATGAGACATATGAGCATTCCCAGTGGCAGCACGGCTGGACAATTTTTTACTGGGCATGGTGGATTGCATGGTCTCCGTTTGTTGGAATGTTTATCGCCCGGGTATCCTATGGAAGGACAATTAAACAGTTTATTCTTGGGGTTCTTCTTGTACCGACTCTGGTAACGTTTATATGGATAACTGTTTTCGGTAATACAGCTCTTTTTATAGAAATGTTCGGGGCAGGAGGTATTGCTAAAGCGGTACAGGAAAACATTCCTCTTTCAATGTTTGTGTTGATGGAAAATTTTCCATTGTCTACAGTTACTTCAGCTTTGACAGTATTTGTAGTGATTGCATTTTTTGTTACTTCATCAGACTCCGGTTCAATGGTAATAGATATTATTACTTCAGGCGGTAACCCCAATCCTCCTGTGCTTTCACGGCTTTTTTGGGCGATACTGGAAGGTGTGGTTGCGGCTTCTCTTCTTGTTGGTGGGGGTCTTGTTGCTCTCCAAACAGCGGCAATTACAACAGGTCTGCCGTTTGCGTTAGTGTTGCTGGGCATGTGTTATGCCCTTTTTAAGGGTCTTTCGGAATATGCCGGGCCACAGGAGTTTAAAATAACCGGACCTGAGCTGAAAAAAACGCGCAGTGTTAAAGTAAAGAAAAGACCTAAGTTGGATAAAACTTTTGGCAGCAGAAGGCTTTGGTAA